The following proteins are co-located in the Spirosoma montaniterrae genome:
- a CDS encoding Gfo/Idh/MocA family protein: MSTRRVAILGGGNIADKNHIPALRQLAERVEVVAVCSRDLSKARTLADKHGIPHAFANTADLYAQARPDVVVICTPNLLHYSQTMEALANNCHVFCEKPPAITAQQAQEMADLAERSNLMLGYNFQLRQSAEFALLRRCQADGLLGDIYHIKAHFLRRRGIPGWGYFTDKAMQGGGALIDLGVHVLDLALCALGYPSPNQVVGNTYDFIGKAGGKGLLGQWNPQTFEVDDAAVAYLKFPNKASIMLSASFALNMEAEKDRNLDFFGTKGGVRLFPFSLHTELAGELADIRFPHLEEIDIQLKNTAAFLDACDGLPSSVCTGRQGAILQRIIERIYQSAEE, from the coding sequence ATGTCAACACGTAGAGTCGCCATTCTTGGCGGGGGCAATATTGCCGACAAAAACCACATTCCAGCCCTTCGCCAATTGGCCGAGCGGGTTGAGGTGGTAGCCGTATGTAGTCGTGACCTTAGCAAAGCCCGCACGCTGGCCGATAAGCACGGTATCCCCCACGCTTTTGCCAACACCGCCGACCTCTACGCACAGGCCAGGCCCGACGTGGTAGTTATATGCACCCCCAATCTGCTACACTATTCGCAAACGATGGAAGCGTTGGCAAACAACTGCCACGTTTTCTGCGAGAAGCCACCCGCCATTACCGCTCAGCAAGCCCAGGAAATGGCCGATCTGGCCGAACGCAGCAACCTGATGCTGGGCTACAATTTTCAACTTCGGCAGTCGGCAGAGTTTGCGCTGCTGCGCCGATGTCAGGCCGATGGGCTACTGGGTGATATTTATCACATCAAAGCGCATTTTCTGCGTCGGCGGGGCATTCCGGGCTGGGGTTATTTCACAGATAAGGCAATGCAGGGCGGGGGCGCGTTAATCGACCTCGGCGTTCACGTACTCGATTTGGCTTTATGTGCGCTGGGTTATCCTTCCCCCAATCAGGTGGTGGGCAACACGTATGATTTTATCGGCAAAGCGGGTGGCAAAGGTTTGCTGGGACAATGGAATCCGCAAACATTTGAGGTCGATGACGCAGCAGTGGCTTACCTCAAGTTTCCCAACAAAGCATCGATAATGCTGTCGGCGTCGTTCGCGCTCAACATGGAAGCCGAAAAGGATCGCAATCTTGACTTTTTCGGCACAAAAGGTGGTGTACGACTATTTCCGTTTTCGCTACATACCGAACTGGCTGGCGAACTGGCCGACATTCGGTTTCCACACCTCGAAGAAATCGACATTCAGCTAAAAAATACGGCAGCTTTCTTAGACGCCTGCGACGGCCTGCCCTCCTCCGTCTGCACGGGCAGGCAAGGAGCCATTTTGCAGCGTATTATCGAGCGAATCTATCAGTCGGCGGAGGAATGA
- a CDS encoding nucleotidyltransferase domain-containing protein, whose amino-acid sequence MNAGLPNEILEQITTVFQRNEAVEQAILYGSRAMGTHRLGSDIDLAVSGSGLTFSKLLSLMSQLEDLDLLYSFDVQQLEKITNADLIDHIKRVGICIYTASERANQA is encoded by the coding sequence ATGAATGCTGGATTACCAAATGAGATCCTGGAACAGATAACCACGGTTTTCCAGCGCAATGAAGCAGTAGAACAGGCTATTCTCTACGGGTCGCGGGCGATGGGTACACACCGACTTGGCTCCGATATTGATTTGGCAGTTTCTGGCTCCGGCTTAACATTTAGTAAGCTGTTGAGTCTGATGAGCCAACTGGAAGACCTTGACCTGCTCTATTCGTTTGATGTTCAGCAACTTGAAAAAATCACGAATGCCGATCTGATTGATCACATAAAACGGGTAGGCATCTGTATCTACACAGCCTCAGAAAGGGCGAATCAGGCATAG